A part of Spirochaetae bacterium HGW-Spirochaetae-1 genomic DNA contains:
- the nagB gene encoding glucosamine-6-phosphate deaminase has translation MEIIIAKNYDEMSRISATIIAGEIRKKHDLTLGLATGDTPVGTYNELVKIYNQEGLDFSKITTFNLDEYIGLAPLNENSYNYFMKENLFEHVNINPSKVFVPQGNTNDPEIFCEWYEKKIRESGGIDLQILGIGRDGHIAFNEPGSSFASRTRVKALYKETIDDNARFFDKKEDVPRFAITMGVGTILEARKILLIANGKKKAEVCAKFIEGPVTSMITASALQLHCHATVVLDQEAASMLTRTEYYNWVRDNKQLVQKKIGR, from the coding sequence ATGGAAATAATAATTGCGAAAAATTATGATGAAATGAGCAGAATTTCGGCAACGATCATAGCCGGTGAAATCAGAAAAAAACATGATCTCACCCTGGGCCTGGCCACGGGAGACACGCCCGTGGGCACCTACAATGAACTGGTAAAAATTTACAACCAGGAGGGGCTTGACTTTTCCAAGATAACAACATTCAACCTCGATGAATATATCGGCCTGGCCCCCCTTAACGAAAACAGCTACAATTATTTCATGAAAGAAAATCTCTTCGAACATGTGAATATCAATCCGTCAAAAGTATTTGTACCCCAGGGTAATACAAATGACCCGGAAATTTTCTGTGAATGGTATGAAAAGAAAATCCGCGAGTCCGGCGGCATCGATCTCCAGATCCTCGGCATCGGCCGCGACGGCCATATCGCCTTCAACGAGCCCGGGTCCTCCTTCGCAAGCCGCACGCGGGTAAAGGCTTTATACAAGGAAACCATCGATGACAACGCGCGGTTCTTTGACAAAAAAGAAGATGTTCCGCGTTTCGCCATTACCATGGGCGTCGGTACTATACTGGAGGCAAGAAAGATTCTCCTCATCGCCAACGGCAAAAAAAAGGCCGAGGTCTGTGCGAAGTTCATCGAGGGACCCGTTACGTCGATGATAACGGCATCGGCCCTGCAGCTCCATTGCCATGCCACGGTTGTCCTTGACCAGGAAGCGGCATCCATGCTCACGCGCACGGAATATTACAACTGGGTCCGCGACAACAAACAGCTGGTGCAGAAAAAAATAGGTCGTTAA
- a CDS encoding nitroreductase family protein: MEYGELLKNRRSIRNFTDRSVTEALLMDIITESTLAPNASHAQQWRFVIVNNKDMMKRISDESKKNILQRIMENPEDTAHRYEAVLRNENYNVFYNAPALIIICGPVDYRNTMVDCALCAGYLMNAAVVRGLGTCWVNLGFDVRDPGLRSELGLFDDMKIVAPIIIGYPESIPPVRRREPPVVLKIIR, translated from the coding sequence ATGGAATACGGCGAATTATTGAAAAATCGCAGGTCAATCCGCAATTTTACCGACAGGTCAGTGACCGAGGCGTTACTGATGGATATTATCACGGAAAGCACTCTGGCGCCAAACGCGAGTCATGCCCAGCAATGGCGTTTTGTCATAGTCAATAACAAAGATATGATGAAACGAATATCAGATGAGAGCAAGAAAAACATTCTTCAGCGGATCATGGAAAATCCCGAAGACACGGCTCACCGGTACGAGGCGGTGCTGCGTAATGAGAACTACAATGTATTTTACAACGCTCCTGCTTTAATAATAATATGTGGCCCGGTGGATTACCGGAATACCATGGTTGACTGCGCCCTCTGTGCCGGATATCTCATGAATGCCGCCGTGGTCCGGGGACTGGGCACCTGCTGGGTCAATCTGGGTTTCGATGTGAGGGATCCCGGGCTCCGTAGCGAGCTTGGTCTCTTCGATGATATGAAGATCGTGGCCCCGATTATTATCGGGTATCCCGAATCCATACCACCGGTGCGCCGCCGGGAACCCCCGGTGGTATTGAAAATAATACGGTAA